The following coding sequences are from one Mustela lutreola isolate mMusLut2 chromosome 5, mMusLut2.pri, whole genome shotgun sequence window:
- the PELO gene encoding protein pelota homolog, with amino-acid sequence MKLVRKDIEKDNAGQVTLVPEEPEDMWHTYNLVQVGDSLRASTIRKVQTESSTGSVGSNRVRTTLTLCVEAIDFDSQACQLRVKGTNIQENEYVKMGAYHTIELEPNRQFTLAKKQWDSVVLERIEQACDPAWSADVAAVVMQEGLAHICLVTPSMTLTRAKVEVNIPRKRKGNCSQHDRALERFYEQVVQAIQRHINFDVVKCILVASPGFVREQFCDYMFQQAVKTDNKVLLENRSKFLQVHASSGHKYSLKEALCDPSVASRLSDTKAAGEVKALDDFYKMLQHEPDRAFYGLKQVEKANEAMAIDTLLISDELFRHQDVATRSRYVKLVDSVKENAGTVRIFSSLHVSGEQLSQLTGVAAILRFPVPELSDQEDDSSSEED; translated from the exons ATGAAGCTTGTGAGGAAGGACATTGAGAAAGATAATGCGGGCCAGGTGACCCTAGTCCCCGAAGAACCTGAGGATATGTGGCACACCTACAATCTAGTGCAGGTGGGCGACAGCTTGCGCGCCTCCACCATCCGCAAGGTACAGACGGAGTCCTCCACGGGCAGCGTAGGAAGCAACCGGGTCCGCACTACTCTCACTCTCTGCGTGGAGGCCATCGATTTTGACTCTCAGGCCTGCCAGCTGCGGGTTAAGGGAACAAACATCCAAGAGAATGAGTATGTGAAGATGGGGGCTTACCACACCATCGAGCTGGAGCCCAACCGCCAGTTCACCCTGGCCAAGAAACAGTGGGACAGTGTGGTTCTGGAGCGCATCGAGCAGGCCTGTGACCCAGCCTGGAGTGCAGATGTGGCCGCCGTGGTGATGCAGGAAGGCCTAGCCCATATCTGCTTAGTCACTCCCAGCATGACCCTCACTCGGGCCAAGGTGGAGGTGAACATCCCCAGAAAACGGAAAGGCAACTGTTCCCAACATGACCGGGCCTTGGAGCGGTTCTATGAACAGGTGGTCCAGGCTATCCAGCGCCACATCAACTTCGACGTTGTGAAGTGCATCCTGGTGGCCAGCCCGGGATTTGTGAGGGAGCAGTTCTGCGACTACATGTTTCAACAAGCAGTGAAGACCGACAACAAAGTGCTCCTGGAAAATCGGTCCAAGTTTCTTCAG GTACATGCCTCCTCTGGACACAAGTACTCCCTGAAAGAGGCCCTTTGTGACCCTTCTGTAGCTAGCCGCCTTTCAGACACTAAAGCTGCTGGGGAAGTAAAAGCCTTGGATGACTTCTATAAAATGCTACAACATGAACCTGACCGAGCTTTTTACGGACTCAAGCAGGTGGAGAAGGCAAATGAGGCTATGGCCATTGACACATTGCTCATCAGCGATGAGCTGTTCAGGCACCAGGATGTCGCCACACGAAGCCGGTATGTGAAGCTTGTGGACAGTGTGAAAGAGAATGCGGGCACAGTTAGGATATTCTCAAGTCTTCATGTATCAGGGGAACAGCTCAGTCAGCTGACTGGAGTAGCTGCCATTCTCCGCTTCCCTGTTCCTGAACTCTCTGACCAAGAGGATGATTCCAGTTCTGAAGAAGATTAG